The window GAAATTAACCCTTCCGCCACCATCTTGGAAAATGACTTTATTACGTTGTTACCCATATCTTGCGTTCTATTCACTTCAATTTGATGATtatgatgtttttttaattgtgttttatCTTCAAACCCATTTATGACAAAGTACACGATTgacagaaaaaaagttattcgttTTCAAAGTAACTACTATAGTTTAAATTGGAAGTATATCTTTAAGCTATGACTTACTTTAATTTTgaactttaatcaaaatttcaaaaacaaacaaaaataatctaatctaagattaattgtaatttttttgaaaataaattctttagtTGTAAATAAGTTATGTCAGTTAgttatttctttaaatgaaagtaaaaaatgactaattgttgaaatactctgtatagacaatgttgaatatgAGTGCTtgcattacttttaataaattaaacaagtgaaaacaaacaattgactgagttaattgttgaaataccatgcatagtcagtgttgatttctttatcacattacacatacaaacgtgacacatacataactgataatcaagtatagtacatgactttatgtaaatgactataggtttctgcattaccgaccgacatttagtgtatagtttgtacacatattataaaatttccgcctaattggcgccctcacgggtaaacagtcatgtttacgaaaaaatgtttcaaacaaaagttgtttaatttttgataaggaacattttttacatttaaacttttgttctatctctaacggtttataagatgggtcctacggacccaagacccaattgagctatgatgctcatttactaacttgacctcactttttacgttctgagtacgctataaaaatttcagctcgatatcttttttcgtttttgagttatcgtgaccacagacggacggacggacggacaaccggaaatggactaataaggtgattctatgaacacctatgacaaaatttttttcctagcatcattattttaaccgttacaaacttgggactaaacttaatatactatgtatatttcatatatacatggtataaaaagataaaaaacaagtttatggcggtttttggaaaaactttttttttgtttttcttttctttttttttaatttttcataaggccactatatttttaacagttttggaaaaaatgaaaaccaaaTTGCTCCCTCGtgggaaaacaatgatgtttaggaaaaaaaattcaaacaaagttTGTTTCATTTCAGTCCATGCATTTGGACATAATGATTTGTatgctttttcaaaataacggCATGGTTCATAATCGGATCCTTTCACCTTTTGACAACGATGAAAATCTAAATAACTTTGATAACAGTATCttgtttgatttgtttttgGGTATCGTGGATCGAATGGTGCAGTTGAAATGTCTGCTATTTGTGTAATTGCGGCTGGCATTTCGAAGTTTTGGATTGGCTACGGTTCAGCTAGGGTTTTGATCaaccaattaattaattacttattcaaataatgtttttggtaatttgacaaatatttatttattaaatataatatttttttaatgtttatactgcgtatatgaccatatagtagttaaacacgcagtataatatttaaaaaaaaaagtttgtttatttcttttactggaaattattttcaattaaaacttttgttctatttctaacggtttacaatggGTCCTACGAGCGCATGACCCAATAAACACCAAATTTGAAACCACTGACAGtcggacagacaaacggaaatggactaattaggtgattttatgaacacctataccaaaattttgttcgtatcatcaatatttctaagcgttacaaactttgaaataaaattagtataccttgatatatatttcatattaagaGGGTAGATCCACATGCTTAGACAGTTACCCAATTATAAAGATATTGAAATTCTTGgacaaaaatggcacgatttgtGGAAGATCGGTG is drawn from Chrysoperla carnea chromosome X, inChrCarn1.1, whole genome shotgun sequence and contains these coding sequences:
- the LOC123302883 gene encoding cytochrome c oxidase subunit 6B1-like, with the translated sequence MPAAITQIADISTAPFDPRYPKTNQTRYCYQSYLDFHRCQKVKGSDYEPCRYFEKAYKSLCPNAWTEMKQTFYRDDGEIDRQP